A region of the Alligator mississippiensis isolate rAllMis1 chromosome 5, rAllMis1, whole genome shotgun sequence genome:
GATGACTGTCCACAGAGAGTCAGTAGATTAAATCAAGCTGGACATTTAAGCTGCTGTTCTCTTTCCTTTAggattgcatttaaaaaaaaaatacattaaccTGTTCTCATGACCCAGGGAGCCATTTTGTCACTTGTATTCACAACCAGTAGGTCTAATGCTCaaatatgtttaattttataatttttattttataatttaatattttatttttattataaaaagaaTACCAGGTAACCAGAGGAAAATTATTGCTTTCCCACCACATAGGCCAACATTTTATTTGTAATAGATAAACAGCTGTGTTTAGGACAAAAGAGGTCATATTGTAATTAGGGTAAATCCAGGATTAGGCCATGAAAATCAAATTGAGTTATTCTGGTGTATAAACAACTTTAATTGAAATTAGTACCTGGCTAATAATAATGGCTAAAAATTGCATGCTGCACTAAGCCTGAGAATATTATCCATTTGACCTCAGAGGAAAACTTCTTTAACaaattttcaccatttttttttggtttcccaTGCAGCTCTGGtccaaacatattttttaaacGGTAAAACTGATTTTGCTTTAATAGCTTGCATTTAAACAAAAGGTAAATGGTCCTATCAACCTCATCTAACACTAGGCAAAAATCTGTATTTCATATTAACTGGTTTCTAACAGCTTGAGATGGTTCAGAGGCTGTGAAAACCTTTTTCGTGGTCTCTTGTACTGTTTTTCTCCCAGGCTGGTAATTGTTGTCCTGAATTGTTTCATTGAAAAAATCTGGGCCATATAATCAATTCAAGAACAAAATCATAATTTGTAAAAAGTAACTGATTAGAAGTAAAACCATAACTGATGGTACTTTCCTGCAGCTATATAATGCATCTGTTAGTAAACTGGCTTCTGATGATAAACGCAGTATTTTATGAATAGTTAATGTGTGAACCTAACTCTATTGTGCCTTTTGTCAAAAGCTGACACAATCTGTGCTGATTCATGTTGTTTAATGTTAATTATAATTATGAAGCCTATTAAAGAGCACTTAAGCAGAATATCCAAATCCCAAAAGATTTAATGTAGCTGATAGATGAGGGAAATATAGATTTTAAATAGGCAAGTTTGAATAACCCTGCAGATGTTTCCTTAGCTGGTCCAATATTTACATTGTCATTGTAATGGGagattataaatatattttgctaTTGACTGTGGCATATTTTTAAAGGTCTTTATCTAATTAGTGCTAATGAGTGCTTAGTATTaaattatatacaaaaaactagaactcttagttccaaaatgataccttttattagaccaactggaaaatggcaagaaaactgtccttttctgcaagctttcgggatcaaagtcccttcatcagggtTTGGGAAAAGTGTAGCTGTATTAAATTATTACATTTGTACTCTTCTCTTGTCATTCTATCTAGAATTCAGCTCTTTTCTTAGTGGTAAACTGCAAGAATACCATATTCTGTGAATTTTACCCACATAgctcttttttatttcttgttgTTAACTAAAATTGTGTTCTAGACTATTTAAACCCCTCTTGCACTTCAAATTCTTAAAAGGCAGGAGTTGAAACAGACAAGTGAAAAAAAGCACTGGAAAACAGAACCTCAGGAAGGAAGCAAATCTCACTAGAATAGTATAGGTGACAGCTAGTATCTTAACTACTCTGCCTGGAATCAGCATGACTGTGACTGGAAAAAGTTTTGTGTCTTTTTAATTGAGCTTTCTGTGAATATCAAGTTCCTTGTACTTGAAATCTGTATCCAAAGTTTATCAGCCAAACATATGAGGCTTAGTGATGGAATAAAATGCAAATGAAGCCATTTATGTTGTTTATCTTTATTATTAGTCACAATCTCTCCTTATTTATTCATGTCTCATACATATTAAGGGGCAATTTTTTTCACTGGCCTAAGCAGAAACAGCTGTACTGATGTTAATACACATGTTCACCACCGGGAAATCTGTCTGTACACCTTCTTGATTATTGTTCTTCTAGCAGCCTCTCTCTTTGCTCAGACAAtttggggtggtggtggtagtgattGGGGGGGGACTGTCAATAAATGGGCTCATTGTTATATGTTTCCACCATTAAGGATAGAGCAAtgtccattttgaaatgtgtaagGTCATGGGTTGATCCTTCCCAAACCCTCTCTAAAAATTCTACAGGCTGGTATCACCATGCGACCCAAATTATGGCCAGAGCTATAGCCAAAATAAGAAAAATTATGTTTTCCCAACTACAGTGGGATAATTTGATAGTAGTGAAATCACAAGATGGCAAAACTGGGCCCACTGTGAACTGATCTGCTGTAGGTAGTAATCATAGCATGGTAAATTCAACTAGTACCTAAATGTTCCAATCACTGTATTTTCACCCATATGGAATGCAATGCTATGCATTGCAGTAACGAACTGGTGACTAAAGATATATCTGCTTTGCAAGCCAATATGTGCATGCAGCATTATATGGGCCTATCTGTGCTCATTTTAATCCAGCCAGTGCAGGCCACAGGAAAAGGAGAGTTTGCTGTCCATATCAACATCCAGGGTCTTTGCTGGGCTTGTACAGCCCACTCAGAAACTagggtacaggcagtcctcagacttacgacacaattggttcctgaaaactgcgtcttaagtcgaaatgttgcaactcggaaccaattttcccataagaaacaatgttataaatgggagatcagttcctgaaccaaggcccaataccctattttcaccaaaaataccccagaattttgtactcgatcaattatagatgagtaatatagctacattaatgtatttatattgtaaatagcaatcatattgatttggaaggacttctttgaggtgactttgctggactttttgaaaggctcttggttggaccttttgaagggttcttggcttgagtcttctcaggagtcttggctacaggtttttccggagtcttgtctgctttcttaaagaaagtgtctaaggaagtttggacagatgttctccaggcaGATGAACGATGCTGCGAACTTGTTTACTGGTGTGGcatcgcatcggatcaagcgttttaagtcaaaactgatgtcataaagttgaaacagagtgtcaatttagaaatgttgtaactcaaaacattgtaagttgaggactgtcTGATCTCTAGTGCCCCACTACAGTTAGCTCAGCTAATTAAAGGTACAGGAGGCATAGGCATTTCTGACCTGAGAGTGGCTGTTCTCAGaaagcaaaattttaaaaaacaatatgGGAAACTAGGGAACAAGAAGTAATCCACAAACTAACTTGTGTTAAGTACGGTTTAAACAAGGCCTATGGAATTTTATTTCATTACTTGAATTGGTTTTTGAGACTCATGTGTTTCTATGGGTTCACTGATTGTTTGTTTTCCTCTTCCAGgaatctcccctcttccccctgcacagttcttcccttcccttgtcttttgtatttaaatctttctcttctttttatacACGGCTTTGTGAACATCCTTTCACAGCCTCAGGTGAAGTGAGTGTCAGCCCACAAAAGCTTATGACTTTTTCTATATCTTAATTAGTcaataaggtgcatatctattcTATTTTGGGTACAGGTATGTCTACCCATGCCGCAGTTACACTTTGTTGCATTGCAGACTCATGTTTAAATCAAGGTTCATGTCCACACaggcatggacatttgtttccctggggacaagaagctgtGGCACACCTTATGCTGCTGCTtatgtccctggggaatgcccatgccatgcacctACTGGTGAATGGCAGGTTACCCTgcgtggggtaggagaggctggagccagcaaccttgctggtcccagcagccttacctgtggttctGAGGCCTtgcgcagctgcagccacagcgctcctgcagctgggagcctggatggcAAGACTTTGGGCAGCACACTGCCTCCATGTgtactgccctgcttttttaaggcGCGgcttttttttaccccaggatctCTCAGGGTCATACCCCTctacactgcaaggtagcagctcagggaatgcctgcatgcacagcatgtggcaccgcagacaggtctgctgcaccacatactgcatatttgcacttgtctggatgcagccaaagtGTTTAACAGCAGGCACAAGCAATTGTGGACAGGAATGAGCACTCATAGTGCCTGGAATGTGCCATGAGGAACACTGCAGTTCAAACTGGAGAAATGATTAGTGAGACAAGGGAGATATTTGGTAGGGTAAGAAAGATGTAGCTgtctgtgatggtccagaaattctGCGAGAGGCATTTTTCATCAGACCTGACAAAGAGCGCCTGGCATTCAAAAGCTCATTCATCTAACTCTGTCCCAACTACggagttagtccaataaaattagatggccctaagaaatccttgcctcttgtcaATATTTGGGGCAGAGGTGACTAGATTTGCAGCTCCCACATGCTCCTGGATGGAACGTGTAATTCCCTTTTGCACATTCTTTATCATCAACTCTCAGGCTATTTTAAATGTTCATATATCATGACCTCTGAGCTTAGGTGCCTTTATTGTCTCCTAACTCTCCACTTTCACCTTTTTAAGCGTTTGGGTTTTTTGTCTATGGATATAAAGAAAAGCACAAGGTCTGTAAGGTACAGGCTCCCTTCCCCgtagccctgctcctggaagttGGCCTGTGCAAGAAAACTTAAGCCCTCTCTCATGTACAAAGGATGACCTCACCCTCCTGACCTAACTCGGGGGGGCTCAACCTCTGGGTGACCCAAAGCTTGAGTGCCACCAACTTTGCTTGATGAGAGGCAGAGGCTGAGTCAGCAGAGGCTCAGTGGAAGAGGCAACAGATTATCAACACTCATCAAGTTCAGGGCTCCCTAAATGCCTGGCCTGGAAGATGATTTGGccctattaaaaagaaaaaagacacctCACAGGCACTGCAGAGAGAACACAAATGGGTTAAAATAGACTTCCAACAGCGTGGAAATGGCCGTACCATGGGTTTAATAGCACAAGAAAGATGCTGTAGCCGTAACAGCCCAGCAGCGGTGCCAGTTTTTTAGGATGAGCTCCAGTATTGGCCCAGCTCTGTGGCGGGGATGGAGCTGGCCAAGCTTTCGCACACCACCAGGCTTGACCCGAGGGAGAACAAGAACGCCTTGCACGCGGCAGCTTGGCTAACTCcatcccagctgcacagctgaggctTTACAGCACTGAGACCCAAGTCCATCCCCGCCCCGCTCAggagagcagagcccaggcaAGCGGCCTTGGGCATCGGCGCTTTGCAACTTCCCGCGCTCTGAGCCGCCTGCGGGAGAACACCCGCCCCCTCAGGCACGGACCCCGCTCCCATTGGCCGGCGGCGCCACCAATGAGAGCGCGTAACCTCGCCGAGGGGAGGTAGGGGGAAGTGTTCCTGGCGTCACGTGAGGGAGGGATGGGCGGTACCTCGCGGAGCTGCTGGCATCTGGTTGGTTGGCTGGCTAGGGGGGCGGGGCTGGCGAGGAAAGAGCGATCCTGGCGCGGGAGCTGGAGGCCGCGGTTCGTATAGgtgctgtgcccctcccccacacatcccGAACCGCTTTGGAACGCGGCCGTTGAGGGCGGGGTACGTCACAACCGGGAGGCGCGGGCCCGCCCCGGGGCCATCCGGCGGCGCGGCGCGTGCTGTCCAGTCCGGGGCGGGCGCCCTGCAAGCCCCGACCCAAGCAGTGCcgagaggcagggctgcagggcaccTCCGGAGCCCGCCCACCCCgctcctgcctggccccgccTCCCGCCCGGAGCCGCAGTCCGACCCTTCCCTGTATGCCGTCAGTCCTGTCGCCGCACCCCGCCGCTGCTGGGCCGTCGCGGCGATGGCATCGCCCTTCACAGCTACGGCATCGCCTTCCTACTGTTAAACCGCTGCTGCTTCCCGCCGGTGGACGAGCGTGGTAACCCCtggccttccctctgcagtgcccGCCCTGCCAGTGGGTTAGTTTAAGTAGGGCCAAGTCGCCATCTCCCATGCCAGGCATTTAGGGAAGCCCGGCCTTGATGAGCCCTGGTAAcctgccagcctctgcctcctcGTCCCCTGGGATGAGTTAGGATCATGGTGCTTGGGCTTTGGGTCACTTGGGTGTTGTTTAGTGCCATGGGCAGTGCAGTTTCTGCGGGCCACAGCAGATGGTCAGTGATACCTTTTTgattccctgccccccttccctctcgCCTTTCCATTATACCctcagtggccacgtctacatgagatgtgaaCCGCGCAGTAGCAAGTTACTGCTGCGCACTAGTGTCATGTGGCGCACAGCATGAcgcagcactactgcacagtagtaaaagCCGCTTGCTGATGCTGTGCTACTCGGCATTATCTCTGGTTactgcattcatttagtacttgtgtatgcaagtactaagtgACCGCACAATAACAACTGCTCGGTCggcatctcatgtagaggtgCCCAGTGAGACCATTGCCAGCTGTAGGAGCTGAGTTAGAAAAAATCCCTACACTTGCATCCTCTCCACATGCACACATCTCCTAGGTAGATGGACACAAATGGTAATTGACTCAGGAGATGGAGAACAGACCAAGTCAAATAGCAGTAAACAGGAACATAATGGGAATCAATTCCACAATCCTTATTTTAAGTACCCTCACCTTTTGAAGGGGCCAGTGCTCCTTAAGTCCAGAGACTTTGGGCCTGGTGAAATGGAAACTCATATGTTGAAGTAAACATAGTCTGTAGGCAAAATCGAAAAGACACAATTGCTGGTGCTTAGCATTCTATCAATCGTTTTGGGTTCATTGTGGATTCGCCAAATCCTACACGCACGCATGCCCACACACCTGCTGGCATGCACACACCCTGTCCGCCTACACACCTCTCCTTGAAATCTTACATTTAAGATTTTGCTAGCATTTGACCTGCTCACTAATTGTAGGAacactggaaagaaaaagaaaacttgcaCATCATTAATAAATAAACACAGCATTAGGAAAGCCACCTCCTAGGTCAAAATTTCTCATTTCTATTTCAGCTGTGTTTGTTGCTCCTCTGTAAAGAATTTCAGTCAATGCGGAAAAATAGTTAACGTGATTTAAGCTAATTTCACGCATGAGCTATTTTTCAATCCTTGGAAAAGTGAATTTTTGGAAGATTACTGAAAGTTGAAACCATTTGAAACTTTAACTCTGGGATTTGCCAATGAACagcattttttcttcatttgaaaaAATGTACTAAATTGAGCCCTATGCATTCAAATCCCCTTTcacaaatgtatattttttacATTCCTGTCAATGCAATTGTAAAAGATTTCCTCATTTTGACAGCTGCCTGTAGTCTGTCTTCAGCTGAGCTGTGTAGCCTTCTCTTCAGTACAGGCGAGTTGACCAGTGCTGACTTGCTTTGGCTTATTCACCTTGTTGGGCCATCTGTTCTCCTTTAATCTCAACCGCCATCCCAAGGCAGGCTGTTATAAGGTAGCAGGCTTTCTTTTTAGTCCAAAGAGGTGCTGTTTGAGAACCAAAATCCTATGTTTTTTTCTGccataaatatggtattttggaGAAATCAAGTGGAGTGCAGCCTACTTAAGTGAAATACAGTGTTATCTCCATTATCCTTCTAAATTTAAATGCAGTTATTTAATTTAGGAGGAGGAAGTGGCAAAAATGTAGTTAAATAACTGattaaactgatttttcttcATTTCAAGACTAAATCTTTTTTGTTCATTTCAACATAGATCATGGAAACACCTGACCCTACTGCTGTCCACCTGAGTGAATGGCAGAAGAATTACTTTGCTATCACCTCTGGCACCTGTACACCGGGACAGAAGGCAGATGGATACCGAGCCCAGATTCTACGCATTCAGTATGCATGGGCAAACTCTGAGATCTCCCAGGTCTGTGCTGCCAACCTGTTCAAAAAATACGCAGAGAAATACTCTGCAATTATTGACTCTGACAACGGGGAAACTGGCTTGAATAACTATGCTGAGAACATTTTGACTTTGGCAAGAAGTCAGCAGAACGACAGTGACAAGTGGCATTCTGCCCTGACAACAAGTAATGTGTTTGAATTAAAGAGTGTGCAGAAGATGATGCAGGCTGGCAAAAAGTTCCAAAGCTCTCTGATGGCACCAGCAGATGCCATGGTAGTAGTTGATAAAGAGGTCAGTGCCTCTGGTACTCCAGGTCTTCCTAAACTCACCGTGTGCAGCAATGCTAGAGAGACTGACCTCTGTGCTAGCTCATCAAAATTTATAAGCCAGGGAGCAGATATCCTTGAGTGCCCCCCATCTTTAAAATGTCTTCAAAGTGGTATGCCATCTGCGACCAGTACTACAGATATGCCTTCTACTTCCTCTGCCTGTGTAAATCATCTGTTGGATACAGGTTTCCGCGCAACTCCACTATTTGGAAATAAGGAAGCAGCAAGCAGTAGTTCGTTGAAAGCCCAAGGTCACTTTGGGGGTGGACAGAACTCGTCTTTTTTtaatcagtcttctcttcctgcTGAATTTGGAAAACTAGGGAAAAGGAAAGCATTTTATAGCTCCAGTGATGCAAGCAGCAGTATGTCTTCCAGCCTTGCTCCATGCAAACCCACCAGTAATACAGAAGCCAAGAATTTTCATGGGAGtggaaataaaaatgaagagAGCAATGTAACAGGTTTTAAAACAGCAAAAGAACAGCTATGGGAAGATCAGCAAAAGAAATATCAAAGCAAGCCCCAGTGTGCACCAGTCTCATCATACggtggtttaaaaaaatctttgggtGCTAGAAGGTCTCGGGGTCCATTTGGAAAGTTTGTTCCTCCAGTACCAAAACAAGATGGGAGTGAAAAAGGAGGCACACAGGGCAGACCTTATGGGAGTGGACCAATAGAGCCCTCATTCCTTGTGGATGAACGTTTAAAGAACATAGAACCAAAAATGATTGAACTTATCATGAATGAGATCATGGATCACGGGCCTCCAGTAAACTGGGATGACATTGCTGGAGTGGAATTTGCAAAAGCCACCATAAAGGAGATAGTGGTATGGCCTGTGCTGAGACCAGACATCTTTACAGGGTTACGGGGTCCTCCTAAAGGAATACTGCTCTTTGGACCCCCTGGGACAGGCAAGACTCTTATAGGCAAGTGCATTGCATGTCAGTCTGGGGCTACTTTTTTCAGCATCAGTGCTTCTTCCCTGACCTCCAAGTGGGTGGGTGAGGGAGAAAAGATGGTTCGCGCCCTCTTTACTGTGGCACGATGTCAGCAACCAGCTGTGATTTTCATTGATGAAATTGATTCTCTTTTGTCCCAACGTGCAGATGGGGAGCATGAATCTTCTAGAAGAATAAAAACTGAATTTTTAGTTCAGTTAGATGGAGCTGCAACTTCCTCTGAAGACCGCATTCTAGTGGTGGGAGCAACAAATCGCCCCCAGGAAATTGACGAGGCTGCCCGTAGAAGACTAGTAAAGAGACTTTACATCCCTCTTCCAGAGGCTTCAGCTAGGAAGCAGATTGTAACTTGCCTAATGTCAAAGGAGCATTGCAGTCTAAGTGAAGCGGAAATTGAGCTCATAGTTAAAAAGTCTGATGGGTTTTCTGGAGCAGACATGACTCAGCTCTGTCAAGAAGCCTCTCTAGGTCCAATCCGCAGTCTTCAGTCTATGGACATTGCAACCATCACACCTGAACAAGTACGGCCAATTGTGTTTCTTGATTTTGATAGTGCTTTCAAAACTGTGCGACCCAGCGTGTCCTCGAAGGATCTGGAATTGTATGAGAACTGGAACCAAACTTTTGGCTGTGGCAGATAACTGCATCTGAATTATATGGAATTTTCTTTCACACCCAGTCCTCCCCTCTTtatctgcctcctccccactcagtcacacacacacctTAGGGTCAGTGGTAACAGTGTTTCCATTTATTTTGTTTCTAGCAATCTTTGTAATAAaggtcttttttaaaaaatgcaaaatctgtTACTGGATTGTATGCTGCTTTCTTCCCCATAGCAATTAATGTGAAGTGCACTGTAGTGAAGGGAGCTTACTCAAAGCTCTCAAACCACTTAACTTCCACAATGGTTTGGCAAAACAACATCTTGGCACCAGCTGGCTGAAAGCCCCCACAAAGCAAAACTCCCAACATTTATTTCTTtgttccattcaaaatttttttgCAGTTCAATCTGAATCTAAAATACTGAACTTAAAATGCTTCagcagagtccagaggagagtcacgtgcatgatcagagggcaggagaacaggccttatgatgagaggctgagaactatgagattcttcagcctggaaaagcgcaggctgaggggggacccaGTGGATGcctataaggggtgtacatcaggatgtgggggaatacctgttcaccagagcgccccaagggatgacaaggtcaaacggtcacacactcctccaagaccatttcagactggacataaggaagaactttactgtccaagcccccaaggcctggaacagagtgccaccagaggtggtgcaagcacctactctggactcctttaagagacatttggatgtttatcttactgggatcctttgaccccagctgacttcctgccccttgggcagggggctggactcgatgatctcccgaggtcccttccacccctaatgtctatgaaatctatgaaactgtatAAATGGTCATTTGTGGTGACCATAAGTAGCTTTCAGTTGCATTTAAAAGTTACAGTGTTttctcaggtatccaggttgtagctgtattggtctaggtAGAGGCAAAAggcatcaggacttgtggtagaggtgatattttttattagaccagctagatttttgcaaaagtgTTTTGTCACAGCTTTTAAATGGATGCAGTAGTTTGGACCCTTAACCCATGCAGAACTAATGTAAAGTCAACAGGACACTACATGTGTAGGGATCCATATAAACATGTCATTTTTTGGACCAGATTCTAACAATTTGTTTATGAAATTATACTCTATGGTTATTAAACTCAAAGGAGACATTCCACTCATGTTTTGGGATGCTTACTTTGTTTCTACCTCTGCTGTCCCTCAGTAAAACATTGAGCAAAATTTTCAAAAAACTTTGAGAAACAATAATTGAAGATGGTTTCTCTGGAACATTTTTCTTGTGTCCCCTGTGGTAGGAAACATTTAATTCACTGCTATCTTATTTAAAGATTTTCATTATCTCTGTCAGCTCTTTTTGTTTAAGTGTAAAAGACAGagcctttaaaaagaaacagctttaaaaatggcttttGCTTCAATATGCATGCTAGTAGAAATTTTCTACATGTACATAAATTACTGGTGAACCTTGGGTAAAGTGTTAAAGTAGTGGTcgccaaccagtggatcttgatccactggtagatcttggaccctcttgtggtagatctcggagcctcttggagtcgatctaaggctgggatgggggggggggatgtgtgcatgcacaaacatgcctcagcccagcaggtcactctgtgggggagggaaggggcgggggctagatggaggccccccatggtgaggaacagtgctgcagaggcaggagcagcagtaagttgagtggggccctggctgggtgggtcTTGCCTGCTGTggaggtgtgcccccaaataattttttctccctctgcctcaatctgcgcctcctccttccttccccgcATACTTATGTGCTTGGGGGGTGGTGAGGTGCCAGCAGCACACAGTAGagcttgggttgcttttaaatgccaaaggtgatccaCTTAAAAAATGTTGGAGACCACTGTTAAAGCAAGGGCTGGCAATGTTtgtggccagagtgccaaaaacaccccaacttCAACTCATGTCTCAACTTagcgtgccaggggcagatgacagTGGAGctgtgagggacctgatccttgttgctggcagtgggtATATATGAGCCTCTGAGCAGACAGTGGAAGAGGCCAGGGTTACgctgctctggccccttccctgctgtgcacCTCCAGgcgcagagcctgggctgcttgcagcaggtgctgGACAGACCACAAACAGCTACACTGAggtctggagccccagcccagctccatggctgGTGACAGCTGCATATGTGCCTTGGGGCAcggcagggaagaggctggggcaaCCAGCACCAAACTAGGTAGGGGCTCTGCAGAACTCggtgcagtggcttgcagccttCTAGCCGCCTGCCACCACCAGcctaggctctgggcaggccactgccacctgccatggagccaaggctgctcacagcaggcagcagaaaCGCTGCAAATAGCTGCATTGAGATCTACAAAGCCCCGGCCTGGCAGCACTTCCAGGCAGACAGAGGTTGCAATGAGTTTCTTAAAGATCATTATTGTTCAAACAGTGCAACAAAAACATTATATAAGATTATATCTTTTGCAGGTGAGTGCAAAGCGTAGCATTCTACGACCTGTTTATAAATTTTAgctgttttaaaaatacagtttagTAGATCGGTAAATATATGTTTGATAAATATAAATCAAAATTGATATCTGTTGTAACAAAATGCAGTCACCTGTTAAATTTTGGATGGAGGATAGCAGAATTTTTCCTGCAGATCCatcttgtctcttttttttctattctaaataaaagaaatgagagagagagaggtctta
Encoded here:
- the LOC106736839 gene encoding fidgetin-like protein 1 isoform X2, yielding MDATEFRKRGKEMVDYIADYIETIHKRPVYPDVEPGYLRCLIPESAPQEPESFEDVFKDIERIIMPGVTHWNSPYFFAYFPVAHSFPALLADILSGGIGCMGFSWAASPACTELETVMLDWLGKMINLPEEFLAGRDGEGGGVIQGSASEATLVSLLAARTKTVRCFQLENPELTESDIMGRLVAYASDMAHCSVERAALIGGVKMKNIPSDDKFIARGSALQKALDEDKAAGLIPFFFCATLGTTACCSFDKLLELGPICNKENLWLHIDAAYAGSSFICPEFRYLLNGVEYANSFNFNPHKWLLINFDCSAMWVKKRSDLIGAFKLDPLYLQHNHQESGLITDYRHWQIPLGRRFRSLKMWFVLRMYGVKGLQEHIRQHVKLSHEFEKLVLQDERFEICSEVILGLVCFRLKIMETPDPTAVHLSEWQKNYFAITSGTCTPGQKADGYRAQILRIQYAWANSEISQVCAANLFKKYAEKYSAIIDSDNGETGLNNYAENILTLARSQQNDSDKWHSALTTSNVFELKSVQKMMQAGKKFQSSLMAPADAMVVVDKEVSASGTPGLPKLTVCSNARETDLCASSSKFISQGADILECPPSLKCLQSGMPSATSTTDMPSTSSACVNHLLDTGFRATPLFGNKEAASSSSLKAQGHFGGGQNSSFFNQSSLPAEFGKLGKRKAFYSSSDASSSMSSSLAPCKPTSNTEAKNFHGSGNKNEESNVTGFKTAKEQLWEDQQKKYQSKPQCAPVSSYGGLKKSLGARRSRGPFGKFVPPVPKQDGSEKGGTQGRPYGSGPIEPSFLVDERLKNIEPKMIELIMNEIMDHGPPVNWDDIAGVEFAKATIKEIVVWPVLRPDIFTGLRGPPKGILLFGPPGTGKTLIDGEHESSRRIKTEFLVQLDGAATSSEDRILVVGATNRPQEIDEAARRRLVKRLYIPLPEASARKQIVTCLMSKEHCSLSEAEIELIVKKSDGFSGADMTQLCQEASLGPIRSLQSMDIATITPEQVRPIVFLDFDSAFKTVRPSVSSKDLELYENWNQTFGCGR
- the LOC106736839 gene encoding fidgetin-like protein 1 isoform X3, which codes for METPDPTAVHLSEWQKNYFAITSGTCTPGQKADGYRAQILRIQYAWANSEISQVCAANLFKKYAEKYSAIIDSDNGETGLNNYAENILTLARSQQNDSDKWHSALTTSNVFELKSVQKMMQAGKKFQSSLMAPADAMVVVDKEVSASGTPGLPKLTVCSNARETDLCASSSKFISQGADILECPPSLKCLQSGMPSATSTTDMPSTSSACVNHLLDTGFRATPLFGNKEAASSSSLKAQGHFGGGQNSSFFNQSSLPAEFGKLGKRKAFYSSSDASSSMSSSLAPCKPTSNTEAKNFHGSGNKNEESNVTGFKTAKEQLWEDQQKKYQSKPQCAPVSSYGGLKKSLGARRSRGPFGKFVPPVPKQDGSEKGGTQGRPYGSGPIEPSFLVDERLKNIEPKMIELIMNEIMDHGPPVNWDDIAGVEFAKATIKEIVVWPVLRPDIFTGLRGPPKGILLFGPPGTGKTLIGKCIACQSGATFFSISASSLTSKWVGEGEKMVRALFTVARCQQPAVIFIDEIDSLLSQRADGEHESSRRIKTEFLVQLDGAATSSEDRILVVGATNRPQEIDEAARRRLVKRLYIPLPEASARKQIVTCLMSKEHCSLSEAEIELIVKKSDGFSGADMTQLCQEASLGPIRSLQSMDIATITPEQVRPIVFLDFDSAFKTVRPSVSSKDLELYENWNQTFGCGR
- the LOC106736839 gene encoding fidgetin-like protein 1 isoform X1 → MDATEFRKRGKEMVDYIADYIETIHKRPVYPDVEPGYLRCLIPESAPQEPESFEDVFKDIERIIMPGVTHWNSPYFFAYFPVAHSFPALLADILSGGIGCMGFSWAASPACTELETVMLDWLGKMINLPEEFLAGRDGEGGGVIQGSASEATLVSLLAARTKTVRCFQLENPELTESDIMGRLVAYASDMAHCSVERAALIGGVKMKNIPSDDKFIARGSALQKALDEDKAAGLIPFFFCATLGTTACCSFDKLLELGPICNKENLWLHIDAAYAGSSFICPEFRYLLNGVEYANSFNFNPHKWLLINFDCSAMWVKKRSDLIGAFKLDPLYLQHNHQESGLITDYRHWQIPLGRRFRSLKMWFVLRMYGVKGLQEHIRQHVKLSHEFEKLVLQDERFEICSEVILGLVCFRLKIMETPDPTAVHLSEWQKNYFAITSGTCTPGQKADGYRAQILRIQYAWANSEISQVCAANLFKKYAEKYSAIIDSDNGETGLNNYAENILTLARSQQNDSDKWHSALTTSNVFELKSVQKMMQAGKKFQSSLMAPADAMVVVDKEVSASGTPGLPKLTVCSNARETDLCASSSKFISQGADILECPPSLKCLQSGMPSATSTTDMPSTSSACVNHLLDTGFRATPLFGNKEAASSSSLKAQGHFGGGQNSSFFNQSSLPAEFGKLGKRKAFYSSSDASSSMSSSLAPCKPTSNTEAKNFHGSGNKNEESNVTGFKTAKEQLWEDQQKKYQSKPQCAPVSSYGGLKKSLGARRSRGPFGKFVPPVPKQDGSEKGGTQGRPYGSGPIEPSFLVDERLKNIEPKMIELIMNEIMDHGPPVNWDDIAGVEFAKATIKEIVVWPVLRPDIFTGLRGPPKGILLFGPPGTGKTLIGKCIACQSGATFFSISASSLTSKWVGEGEKMVRALFTVARCQQPAVIFIDEIDSLLSQRADGEHESSRRIKTEFLVQLDGAATSSEDRILVVGATNRPQEIDEAARRRLVKRLYIPLPEASARKQIVTCLMSKEHCSLSEAEIELIVKKSDGFSGADMTQLCQEASLGPIRSLQSMDIATITPEQVRPIVFLDFDSAFKTVRPSVSSKDLELYENWNQTFGCGR